A genome region from Anopheles stephensi strain Indian chromosome 2, UCI_ANSTEP_V1.0, whole genome shotgun sequence includes the following:
- the LOC118503337 gene encoding toll-like receptor Tollo, giving the protein MRPSPALLTMMFGTIFGVFGASLSKSLVNQAPDECRWDGYSEDDLTLLCRLRTINSELENTNFSVLHPENTVRLRLQCNDGLFFQSSLSPGSFKQLTKLHSLSIEYCKIANLSEGSFQGLKQLTNLTLRTHNTDWSSISLDIAPQVFNSELSKLQRLDLSQNNMWSVPDGFICPLSRLTYLNLTHNRLRDLSVFHFSASLSTRLSKKCGSSIVTLDLSHNTIDNLPPAIFSGLGKLTDLRLQSNGLNYIADRAFEGLVSLSRLEISLNRLTNLPPELFSEAKHIKEIYLQNNSLNVLAPGIFSDLKQLLVLDLSNNELTSEWINPATFRGLTKLILLDLSNNKISKLEPTIFRDLTSLQVLRMQENFIESIAENTFLELTALHTVILSNNRLSTVDHFTFSGLKSLTLLSLDYNRISRIDRQALRNHSTLQELHLNGNKLLQVPDALYDVPLLRTLDLGENHISSIDNASFRHMAHLYGLRLTENNIEIIRRGTFEAMKSLHILNLSQNRLKTVEQSSFDNNTKLQAIRLDGNYLTDIAGLFTKLPNLLWLNISDNHLEVFDYALIPTGLQWLDIHANKITELGNYFEIESQLALSTIDASSNQLTEITGSAIPNSVELLYLNDNLISKVQSYTFFKKPNLTRVDLFGNKITTLDPNALRISAVPDDRPLPEFYIGGNPYQCDCNLNWLQKSNIDSRTQPRLMDLDSIYCKLLYNRGRTYVPLVEAMPNQFLCKYDTHCFALCHCCDFYACDCKMECPKQCTCYHDQSWSSNVVDCSRAGYDDRLPDQIPMDSTQIYLDGNNFRSLGSHAFLGRKRLKILFLNGSSVETVSNRTFYGLKELEILQLDHNLLTALNGFEFEGLDSLKELFLQYNRIAQIANHTFDHLHGLKILRLDHNRIVEFNVWHLPKQLNDIRLAFNPWSCECDYVTRFQEYLKTYDFVRDRHKIRCASYVSSNATASGMHGNGTVSNAIANFGEDALPDGTATAIIPGDFLVYYDNSSTLCTGAIPLENVINGNLTSRKTILSPQPIEGYIPLLVTGLFGFSLVIILTLVLFVFRQEMRVWFHSKFGVRLFYRNADIDKNERDKLFDAFISYSSKDEAFVAEELAPMLENEDPSYKLCLHYRDFPVGAYIADNILQAVESSRRTIMVLSENFIKSEWCRFEFKSAHHQVLRDRRRRLIVILLGEVPQKDLDPDIRLYLKTNTYLQWGDKLFWEKLRFALPDVPNNQRRQHQQNISLTHSNVRNSYQLTRVAPNNRTNNQLAAQHQDSRSQPRSPEYHSSTAQPLPGLATEMQAQQLHSSQQQQQQQQQQQQHQPQSTQAQLRASAPLNTSPRTVGIHI; this is encoded by the coding sequence ATGCGCCCCTCACCGGCATTGTTGACGATGATGTTTGGCACCattttcggtgtgtttggCGCCTCGCTGAGTAAATCGCTGGTGAACCAGGCGCCCGACGAGTGCCGGTGGGATGGGTACTCGGAGGACGATCTGACACTCCTGTGTCGGCTACGGACTATCAACAGTGAGCTCGAAAATACGAACTTTAGTGTGCTTCATCCTGAGAATACCGTTCGGCTGCGGTTACAGTGCAACGATGGACTGTTCTTTCAAAGCAGCCTTAGTCCGGGAAGCTTCAAACAACTCACCAAGCTACATTCCCTGTCGATCGAGTATTGCAAAATCGCTAATCTGAGCGAAGGATCCTTCCAAGGGTTGAAGCAGCTCACCAACCTGACGCTGCGAACGCACAACACCGATTGGTCGTCGATCAGTCTGGACATTGCGCCGCAAGTGTTCAACAGTGAGCTGTCCAAGCTGCAGAGGCTCGACCTCAGCCAGAACAACATGTGGAGTGTGCCGGACGGATTTATCTGTCCGCTGTCGCGGCTTACCTATCTGAACCTCACTCACAATCGATTGCGTGACCTGTCCGTGTTCCATTTCAGCGCGTCATTGAGTACGCGGCTGTCGAAGAAATGTGGCAGCTCCATCGTTACCCTCGATTTGTCACACAACACCATCGACAACCTGCCGCCTGCCATATTTTCCGGCCTTGGCAAGCTAACCGATCTACGGCTCCAGAGCAACGGGCTCAACTATATCGCCGATCGTGCATTCGAAGGACTGGTATCCTTGTCACGGTTGGAAATTTCGCTCAACCGGCTCACCAATCTTCCACCGGAGCTGTTTTCCGAGGCAAAACACATCAAAGAGATTTACTTGCAGAACAACAGTCTGAACGTGCTGGCGCCGGGGATCTTCAGCGATCTGAAGCAGCTTCTAGTGTTGGATTTGTCGAACAACGAGCTTACCTCGGAATGGATCAATCCCGCCACGTTTCGAGGACTAACGAAACTAATTCTGCTCGATCtttcaaacaacaaaatatcgAAGCTCGAGCCCACCATCTTTCGCGATCTGACCAGCTTGCAGGTGTTACGAATGCAAGAGAACTTCATCGAAAGCATAGCTGAAAACACGTTCCTTGAGCTCACCGCGTTACATACGGTGATTCTATCCAACAATCGGCTGTCCACCGTCGATCATTTCACGTTCAGTGGATTGAAAAGCTTAACGCTGCTCTCACTAGACTATAATCGCATTTCACGCATCGATCGTCAAGCGTTGCGCAATCACTCCACACTTCAAGAGCTGCACCTGAACGGCAATAAGTTGCTACAGGTGCCGGATGCACTGTACGATGTGCCATTGCTGCGGACGCTCGATCTCGGCGAGAACCACATCTCGAGCATCGACAATGCCAGCTTTCGTCACATGGCCCATCTGTACGGCTTGCGGCTCACCGAAAACAACATCGAAATCATCCGACGAGGCACGTTCGAGGCAATGAAGTCACTGCACATCCTAAATCTGTCCCAAAACCGGCTCAAAACGGTCGAACAATCGTCCTTCGATAACAACACGAAGCTGCAAGCGATTCGGCTGGACGGGAACTATCTGACGGACATTGCCGGCCTGTTCACCAAGCTGCCCAATCTGCTATGGCTCAACATCAGCGACAACCATCTGGAGGTGTTCGATTACGCACTCATTCCCACCGGGCTGCAGTGGCTAGATATTCACGCGAACAAAATCACCGAACTTGGCAACTATTTCGAGATTGAGTCACAGCTCGCGCTGAGCACGATCGATGCCAGCTCCAACCAGCTCACCGAGATCACCGGAAGTGCGATTCCCAACAGTGTGGAGCTGCTGTACCTCAACGACAACCTTATCTCGAAGGTGCAATCGTACACGTTCTTCAAGAAGCCCAACCTGACCCGGGTGGACCTATTCGGCAACAAGATCACCACACTCGATCCGAACGCGCTGCGCATATCGGCCGTGCCCGATGACCGGCCGCTGCCCGAGTTCTACATCGGCGGCAACCCCTACCAGTGCGATTGCAATCTGAACTGGCTGCAAAAAAGTAACATCGATTCGCGAACGCAGCCCCGGTTAATGGATCTCGATAGCATCTACTGCAAGCTGTTGTACAATCGCGGCCGCACATACGTGCCGCTCGTCGAGGCAATGCCAAATCAATTTCTCTGCAAGTACGACACACACTGCTTCGCCCTCTGTCACTGTTGTGACTTTTACGCCTGCGACTGCAAGATGGAGTGTCCGAAGCAGTGCACCTGCTACCACGACCAGAGTTGGAGCTCCAACGTGGTCGACTGCTCGCGGGCCGGCTACGATGATCGACTGCCCGATCAGATCCCGATGGATTCGACGCAGATTTATCTCGATGGCAACAATTTCCGGTCGCTCGGGAGCCACGCGTTCCTCGGCCGCAAACGGCTCAAAATCCTCTTCCTCAATGGGTCGAGCGTGGAAACGGTGAGCAATCGCACGTTTTACGGCCTGAAGGAGCTCGAAATTTTGCAGCTCGATCACAATCTGCTGACCGCGCTGAACGGGTTCGAGTTCGAGGGGCTCGACAGTCTGAAGGAGCTGTTCCTTCAGTACAATCGCATAGCGCAGATCGCAAATCACACGTTCGATCATTTGCACGGGCTGAAGATCCTGCGACTAGATCACAATCGTATCGTGGAGTTTAACGTTTGGCATTTGCCGAAGCAGCTGAACGATATCAGGCTCGCGTTCAATCCCTGGTCCTGCGAATGTGATTACGTGACGCGATTCCAGGAGTATCTCAAGACGTACGATTTTGTTCGCGATCGGCACAAGATAAGATGTGCCTCGTACGTATCGAGCAATGCCACTGCCAGTGGTATGCACGGCAACGGCACAGTATCCAACGCGATCGCTAACTTCGGTGAAGATGCGCTGCCCGATGGCACTGCCACCGCCATCATCCCGGGCGACTTCCTGGTGTACTACGATAACAGTTCCACGCTGTGTACCGGGGCCATCCCACTCGAAAATGTGATCAACGGAAATTTGACCTCGCGAAAAACCATTCTCTCACCGCAGCCGATCGAGGGCTACATTCCGTTACTGGTAACCGGTCTTTTCGGCTTTTCTTTGGTGATTATTCTGACGCTGGTGCTGTTCGTGTTCCGGCAGGAAATGCGCGTTTGGTTCCATTCCAAGTTCGGTGTGCGCCTGTTCTACCGGAATGCCGATATCGACAAAAACGAGCGCGACAAGCTGTTCGACGCATTCATATCATACAGCTCGAAGGACGAAGCGTTCGTCGCGGAGGAGCTGGCACCCATGCTCGAGAACGAAGACCCGTCCTATAAATTGTGCCTTCACTATCGCGACTTTCCCGTCGGTGCGTACATTGCTGATAACATCCTGCAGGCGGTGGAATCGTCCCGGCGTACCATTATGGTGCTTTCCGAGAACTTTATCAAATCCGAATGGTGTCGTTTCGAGTTCAAGTCGGCACACCATCAGGTGTTGCGCGATAGACGTCGTCGCTTGATCGTTATTTTGCTCGGGGAAGTGCCGCAGAAGGATCTCGATCCCGACATTCGGCTGTATCTGAAAACGAACACCTATCTCCAATGGGGCGATAAACTGTTCTGGGAGAAGCTCCGGTTCGCCCTGCCCGATGTGCCCAATAACCAGCGacggcagcatcagcagaacATCTCACTGACACATTCAAACGTTCGCAATAGCTATCAACTTACCCGTGTTGCGCCAAACAACCGCACTAATAATCAACTCGCAGCTCAGCATCAAGATTCTCGATCGCAGCCACGCTCACCCGAGTACCACTCGAGCACTGCGCAACCACTGCCGGGTCTCGCTACCGAGATGCAAGCACAACAACTTCACAGtagccagcaacagcagcaacagcagcaacagcagcagcagcatcaaccgCAGTCCACACAAGCGCAATTAAGAGCTTCTGCACCGCTGAACACTTCGCCCCGAACAGTTGGCATTCACATCTAG